A stretch of DNA from Bactrocera neohumeralis isolate Rockhampton chromosome 6, APGP_CSIRO_Bneo_wtdbg2-racon-allhic-juicebox.fasta_v2, whole genome shotgun sequence:
CACTTGTTACTCGCAAAGCAAGCTAACAAAAAATTGAGTAATCTAACAGTGTTAACGTTATTATATTCAACAGTACGAAAATTAAGTATGTAgcttttttttcataaacaaaaaacgATACCAAAATGTCAAAAggcaaaaaaagaaagtttgCTTTTAGCATCAGCTCTCCGATGCCCACACTTTGAAGGTACGATCGAAAGACGCCGTTACAATATGTTGCGAGTCGGGTGAGATGTCAACAGCCATTATTTTGCCATCATGTCCCAATAATGTTTTTAACGGCTGCCAAgttttatttgaccaaattTTTGTGGTGCAATCATAGGAGGATGTAACCAGAAAACTGCCACCATCTCGCTGGTATTTAACATCTGATATTAGGTTTGTATGTGCAGGAATCGTATAAACTGGCTGTCGACGACGTAAGTCCCAAATTTTGCAAGTATTGTCCTGTGAACCAGTAGCAATATGAAATCCATTTGGTGAGAAATCAACGCCAAAAATTGAGCCCAGATGACCTTCGAGAAACATTACGCAACGGCCTGaatgaaaaatacaaacacgctattttaccaaaataataagaaaaaaataaataaaataaaaacaaacctgTTCTTAGATCCCATACACGTCCAAATGCGTCAAGTCCACCAGTCACGATGACACTGCCATCGATTTGAAAGCTAAGGCTATGAACTGCTTTGGCATGCCCCTCTTGATGCAGGACTTCAGTTTTTTGTTCCAAGTCCCATAGGCGCCAAGAGGAGTCATAACAAGCTGTTGCTAGAAAACGACCAGATGGATGAAACCCTAATTTGGAAACTCTATGTGGCATATGCCCTGTTATATCTGCTAAAGATTCTTCCGAATTGAAGCCCCACAACTTCACTGCTCCATCATGACCACCAGAAGCCATTGCTACAACATTTTTATCATCTTGCGTCACGCCTGGTCGGAATGCTACACCACCAACATAACTTGCATGACCTCGAAGTGTTAACAGCAGCTTACAATCTGGTACTGTCCAAACTTTGCACAATCCGGACCATGACGAagtcaaaataaatttagagtCTTCACTAAACGCTACTCCACTTACTGGACGCGTATCTCCCACTTGACTGCATTGCGGTGCTAAGGCATGTAAACGCTTTTGAAGCTCTACTAATCGGCCAGCGCGTGTTGCGCTTGGTACATCTAGAAGAGATCGCGCATGTTCTAGACGTGTTTTTGCTCTTGGCAAGGAGTAATCTGCAATCCATATTCTTGCCACGCGTAAGGCCTCCGGTCCTTCGTGGTACCATGTTGTTTCTTGTTCTTTCTGAAGTTGTTTTCGCTCTTCCTCTTCggtttgtttttgcttaatcGCATTTTCCCCTAAGCTAGCTAACAACTCTTTTAAACGGCGCCGTCTTTCTGCTGGACCCTCCCCAAAGTAGCATATCGGTTCATTTAACTGTCGCAAATTAGCTTTTATTTCCGCATCATCGGTGGAAACGTTTATTTGACGTGCACGTTTTTTGCGTTCAAATTCTTTTAGTAGCGCTTCTTTGTCTTTCGCTACTTCTGTTTCTAAGTCAAAATAGTCGTCATCGATCTTATTAGCTAAAGCACCAGAAGTCGGCGGTAACGTTGGCGCCGTCGGTTTTTTCACCTCCTCGTAATCTTCATCAGATTCGATATCTTCGAGTTGATTGGTAACCGCAACACCACTTGAAGTAGATGCAGTGGCTGTGGAGCTTGCTCCCGCAATAGCAGCTGTCTGGCGCTTTCTCTCTACTTCTTCCAGAGAACCGTAATGCAGTGTGCGCTGCCTTTTAACATACTGGATGTCCTCATCATCGGACATAttaattatcaattttaaattaaataactgaATAAAACGTTTAAACTTACTTTATACCGAAAACTAACAAAACCCAGAAAATACACATTCCCACCAATTTTAGTAACTTGCCGGCGTTTCAAATAGTATTGCTAGTAATTTATCGCGATTATCGATATTTCAGAAATACTCAAACACTATCGACGGTCAGTTCTGATATCTATTagatttacaaatttattgaaaatctcAAATATATCACAGTTGCAACTAGAATAAAGACCTATTTGTATGGCGGAAAAACTAAGCCGAAAATGGCAAACTGCAATCTTTAACTATATAAATCATTATACAATATTATCttcacattaatttttataaactttttattgttattttt
This window harbors:
- the LOC126761307 gene encoding U4/U6 small nuclear ribonucleoprotein Prp4; the encoded protein is MSDDEDIQYVKRQRTLHYGSLEEVERKRQTAAIAGASSTATASTSSGVAVTNQLEDIESDEDYEEVKKPTAPTLPPTSGALANKIDDDYFDLETEVAKDKEALLKEFERKKRARQINVSTDDAEIKANLRQLNEPICYFGEGPAERRRRLKELLASLGENAIKQKQTEEEERKQLQKEQETTWYHEGPEALRVARIWIADYSLPRAKTRLEHARSLLDVPSATRAGRLVELQKRLHALAPQCSQVGDTRPVSGVAFSEDSKFILTSSWSGLCKVWTVPDCKLLLTLRGHASYVGGVAFRPGVTQDDKNVVAMASGGHDGAVKLWGFNSEESLADITGHMPHRVSKLGFHPSGRFLATACYDSSWRLWDLEQKTEVLHQEGHAKAVHSLSFQIDGSVIVTGGLDAFGRVWDLRTGRCVMFLEGHLGSIFGVDFSPNGFHIATGSQDNTCKIWDLRRRQPVYTIPAHTNLISDVKYQRDGGSFLVTSSYDCTTKIWSNKTWQPLKTLLGHDGKIMAVDISPDSQHIVTASFDRTFKVWASES